A stretch of the Chlorobiota bacterium genome encodes the following:
- a CDS encoding CAP domain-containing protein, translated as MKFTLFILFTTILLKSSLLSQNLADPIEVVNEMNKVRRNPIAYSNWMLKFKNQNKKVKEFNEAINFLKKLKSLDTLTIKLGLQKSAEDHVNDIGLKGIISHIGSDNSSPLKRMQRYAFINSLASENISFGTETAEETVLGWIIDKGVKGRGHRKTIVNKDLAYVGVASGFHKIYKFVTVADFVELYQDYIK; from the coding sequence ATGAAATTTACTCTATTTATTCTATTTACAACTATATTACTCAAGAGTAGTTTATTATCACAAAATTTAGCCGATCCTATTGAAGTTGTTAACGAAATGAACAAAGTTAGAAGAAATCCAATAGCTTATTCTAATTGGATGTTAAAGTTTAAAAATCAAAATAAAAAGGTAAAGGAATTTAATGAAGCAATTAATTTTCTGAAAAAGCTAAAATCTTTAGATACTTTAACAATAAAATTAGGGTTACAGAAATCTGCAGAAGATCACGTTAATGATATTGGATTAAAAGGTATTATATCTCATATTGGTTCAGACAATTCTTCACCCTTAAAAAGAATGCAACGTTATGCATTTATAAATTCTTTAGCTTCAGAGAATATTTCATTTGGAACCGAAACTGCTGAAGAAACAGTTCTAGGTTGGATTATAGATAAAGGGGTTAAGGGTAGAGGGCATAGAAAAACAATAGTAAACAAAGATCTCGCTTATGTTGGTGTTGCTTCTGGATTTCACAAAATATATAAATTTGTAACTGTTGCTGATTTCGTAGAATTGTATCAAGATTATATCAAATAG